The sequence AGTCGAGGAACGGCTCCGGCATTTACTGCTGTTATTGCAAGAAGAAGTCGGGCATCCCGTACCCGATGGAACCCGATTAGGAGTTCGCCTGACTCATCAGCAATTAGCCAATGCAATTGGCACGACTCGCGTCACCGTAACCCGCCTGATCAACCAACTGCGTGAAGAGGGATGGCTACAAATTGACCGCAATCGGTACATTATCATCCCTGCTCACAGCAAGATGGCAATCTAACAGGTAGCTGACTCCCGTTGACTCCTCCAGCTTAAGGCTGACGAGCGATCGCCCCAGTGCTAGGTTGAGCGTCCTTGGGTTCGTCGGAGGGGATTCCCGGTTCTAGAACAACCGCTTCATAGGGCACTACCCCAGCTTGTTCACTCCCCAGACACCGAGCCGCGAGACGAGACAAATCAAGCGATCGCTCTCCCACATAGGGACCCCGGTCATTGACGCGAACGATCACGGTGTTGCCATTCCTTAAGTTTGTCACCTTTAGATAGGTATCAAAGGGTAAAGACGGGTGGGCAGCGGTAAACTCGTGCTGGTTAAAGGTTTCACCTGCTGCGGTTAGACGGCCGTGAAAGTAGGGACCATACCAGGAAGCTGTGCCGCTGAGAGTCTGCCCGGTTTGTACCAATCCATATATGTGAGTCTGCGCCTCAGTCAAGCTCAATGTAGGTGCATCTAAAGCCGTCCGCAAATTGTTAATCCAGTCAATCGCAATCAAGTCACCATTGCGGTGCAGCGATCGCTCCAGGTCAGAGTCAATCGTAAAGAGTACTTCACTCCCTGCTTTGCCCAAAAAAGCATCATTGGCGATCGCTGGTTTCAAACTAGTCGGTTCAAACTCCGGTTGACGCAACACCCGTTTTAACCGTTGCGCGATGGCATTTGCCTGTGTTTGGGAGGGCAACTCTGCTACCACTTGTCCCTGCACCCGGACCTGAAAAAAGGTTTCAGCTGGACTAAATCCTTTTGCGTGCGCTGGCAAACATTGCTGAATGCT is a genomic window of Oscillatoria sp. FACHB-1407 containing:
- a CDS encoding septal ring lytic transglycosylase RlpA family protein, whose product is MNFIGLIWLASYVSSFFSSHNILKTSESIVRFFSSKVQPVQASTNSPTAVASGVAPDLSLASTLSSLPLNRSSRTQIPLIQSFLQPFSWLPFSEGATLRLDWTRPFTSHTGNTTRFTPMLGVFPFTNSSGEASGQMTRLVANLSRWSHKVGQAMPLVPAVVVTTRPSGKPLETLDSSIQQCLPAHAKGFSPAETFFQVRVQGQVVAELPSQTQANAIAQRLKRVLRQPEFEPTSLKPAIANDAFLGKAGSEVLFTIDSDLERSLHRNGDLIAIDWINNLRTALDAPTLSLTEAQTHIYGLVQTGQTLSGTASWYGPYFHGRLTAAGETFNQHEFTAAHPSLPFDTYLKVTNLRNGNTVIVRVNDRGPYVGERSLDLSRLAARCLGSEQAGVVPYEAVVLEPGIPSDEPKDAQPSTGAIARQP